Below is a genomic region from Ruania alba.
AGCTCACCGGTCATCGCCGTGTGGAAGTCCGTGAGCGCGCCGTCGGCCAGTAGCGCCCACTTCGTGTGGGTGCCAGGCAGTACGGCCGGGCCCGTGGCGTGCCCGGCGAGGGCAAGGCCCAGCAGTTGCGTCTCCTCCCCACGCATCACACCGCCGTCGGTGCTCACCCCCGGGACCAGGTGTACCGGCCCCCACGGGCCGGCCACCTGCGTCAGCGGCACCTCGCCGGCGGTCAGCGGCACCGGCGCCGGGAGGTACGGGACCTCGTGCCAGCCCTTCGCACTGCCCACCATGCCGCATGCGATGACGGCTGGGCGGGATTCGGCCCACGAGCCCGCGAGCCGGGTCAGGGTCTGGGCGTACGCCGCCGGTTCCGTGCCGACGGTGAGGATGCCTTCGGAGGCCGAGGCGGAATCCAGGACCGTGCCGTCGGCGCCCACGGCGCTCGCCCGCACCGACGTCGTTCCCCAGTCGACGGCGAGTAGGACAGGTTCAGCCATACCTGCACCTAACCGCGCTGAGCGGGGACCTGTCGAGCAGGTCCCGCCCCTCGGGACGATGGGCAGTGCTGCCCATTCCCGCGGTGACTCTCG
It encodes:
- a CDS encoding 2-dehydro-3-deoxygalactonokinase, which encodes MAEPVLLAVDWGTTSVRASAVGADGTVLDSASASEGILTVGTEPAAYAQTLTRLAGSWAESRPAVIACGMVGSAKGWHEVPYLPAPVPLTAGEVPLTQVAGPWGPVHLVPGVSTDGGVMRGEETQLLGLALAGHATGPAVLPGTHTKWALLADGALTDFHTAMTGELFALLSTHGTIAQVVGDVAPSEADWSAFEAGVQRGLAGAGLGAAALVFGVRARALLEKMPPEQAREELSGILIGAEIAGACHWLGHTPARLPVVASAALAERYRRALAAAGIVADIADGGVTTRGLIHLARTAGLGEGVT